The proteins below come from a single Arthrobacter sp. zg-Y1171 genomic window:
- the glgB gene encoding 1,4-alpha-glucan branching protein GlgB, whose protein sequence is MSPLTPSLPEMLTSWLPGQRWFPAKGREVLLERVGGIRLEDPAGEVGLEVHLIAVASGDRRDVISVPVSYRSAPVPELEAALLGRAHEEDLGERWLYDATADPVFVTAWLELMRSQVSSLDGHTHGFALDGFADWAPFRAPLPTKVLKGEQSNTSVIVQAPEAPLIVKFYRVVAAGESPDVEVSARLTEVGSVDVPATYGWVTGSWTDPADDSGEILLTGHLSVLREFFPGSEDAWRTASSAALAGRDFTAEAEELGAATGRIHQQLAAAFGSRPPSPVEREEFLESLSSRIRWAWAEARDVVGPFDDAVEYLLEQVRHLQALPNLQRIHADYHLGQVLRVPDRGWIVLDFEGEPLRPAAERSVPDAPLRDVVGMLRSIDYAAGVALIDGAEGTGEPAASVQERNESAHRWAAAAADAFLRGYEKETGTTINRSDPLFLALWLDKALYEVVYEMRNRPRWISVPATAVRHILAQAENAARADESQEESTVNKPRKSRSTSATAEPEVPDVPVSTEPIPVSEDVLQAVSEGRYYQPHAVLGAHPDDSGTVTIRTLRPLAREVVVVTPENRVPLQHEYNGIWVGTLPASTPGTVPDYRVEVTYDGGEPQLFDDPYRFLPTLGDIDLHLIGEGRHENLWTVLGANLHHYDSVLGDISGVSFAVWAPNARAVRVKGDFNGWDGTINAMRSLGSSGVWEIFLPGVEPGARYKYEILCSDGVWREKADPMAKGTEVPPLTGSRVVESTYEFGDAEWMETRATRDPHNSPMSVYEVHLGSWRLGLNYREMADQLAEYVQWQGFTHVELMPVAEHPFGGSWGYQVTSYFAPTARFGHPDEFRYLVDRLHQAGIGVILDWVPAHFPKDPWALAKFDGQTLYEHGDPFRGEQLDWGTLVFDFGRREVRNFLVANAIYWLEEFHVDGLRVDAVASMLYLDYSRPEGQWTPNIHGGRENLEAISFLQEVNATAYKRVPGIVMIAEESTAFPGVTRPTSTGGLGFGLKWNMGWMHDTLQYMSEDPINRVYHHAQLTFSLVYAYTENFLLPISHDEVVHGKGSLLRKMPGDRWQQLANLRAYLAFQWAHPGKQLIFMGTEFGQEAEWSEQYGLDWYLTDTPQHKGVQLMVRQLNEIYRSTPALSARDNEPAGFQWINENDGARNVLSFIRWDHQGNPVVCVANFAGAPHQDFRLGMPWAGEWVEALNTDAAEFGGSGVGNMGVVHAVEGACNGQPASATLTVPPLGVLYLVPKP, encoded by the coding sequence ATGAGTCCGTTGACGCCGTCCCTGCCCGAAATGCTGACGTCCTGGCTCCCCGGGCAACGCTGGTTCCCTGCAAAGGGCCGCGAAGTCCTGCTGGAAAGGGTCGGCGGGATCCGGCTCGAGGATCCGGCCGGCGAGGTTGGACTTGAAGTCCACCTCATCGCCGTCGCCTCCGGGGACCGCCGTGACGTCATCAGCGTGCCGGTGAGCTACCGCAGCGCACCTGTCCCCGAGCTGGAAGCCGCACTGCTGGGCCGGGCGCATGAGGAAGACCTGGGGGAGCGGTGGCTGTACGACGCGACCGCCGACCCGGTCTTCGTCACCGCCTGGCTGGAACTGATGCGTTCCCAGGTGTCGTCCCTGGACGGGCACACGCACGGCTTCGCCCTGGACGGCTTCGCCGACTGGGCGCCGTTCCGGGCGCCGCTGCCCACCAAGGTCCTGAAGGGCGAACAGTCCAACACCTCCGTGATTGTGCAGGCCCCTGAAGCTCCGTTGATCGTGAAGTTCTACCGCGTGGTGGCCGCCGGGGAGAGTCCGGACGTCGAAGTCAGCGCACGGCTGACCGAGGTCGGCTCGGTGGACGTTCCGGCCACCTACGGCTGGGTGACCGGTTCCTGGACGGACCCGGCGGACGACTCCGGCGAGATACTGCTGACCGGGCACCTGTCCGTGCTGCGGGAATTCTTCCCCGGCAGCGAAGACGCCTGGCGGACCGCTTCCTCGGCGGCCCTTGCCGGCCGGGATTTCACCGCGGAGGCCGAGGAGTTGGGTGCGGCCACCGGCCGCATCCACCAGCAGTTGGCAGCAGCATTCGGCAGCCGGCCTCCCAGCCCGGTGGAACGCGAGGAATTCCTCGAATCCCTCAGTTCCCGGATTCGGTGGGCGTGGGCGGAAGCACGGGACGTCGTCGGGCCTTTTGATGACGCCGTGGAGTACCTCCTGGAGCAGGTTCGCCACCTGCAGGCGCTACCCAACCTGCAGCGGATCCATGCCGATTACCATCTTGGGCAGGTGCTGCGGGTGCCCGACCGGGGCTGGATCGTCCTTGACTTCGAGGGCGAGCCGCTGCGGCCCGCCGCCGAACGCAGTGTCCCCGATGCGCCGCTGCGCGACGTCGTGGGCATGCTGCGCTCGATCGACTACGCCGCCGGCGTCGCCCTGATCGACGGCGCCGAGGGTACCGGCGAACCGGCCGCATCCGTGCAGGAGCGCAACGAGTCCGCCCACCGGTGGGCAGCAGCCGCGGCAGACGCCTTCCTTCGCGGTTACGAGAAGGAAACCGGCACCACCATCAACCGCAGCGACCCCCTGTTCCTGGCCCTGTGGCTGGACAAGGCGCTGTACGAAGTTGTCTACGAGATGCGAAACCGCCCCCGCTGGATCAGCGTGCCGGCGACGGCCGTCCGCCACATTCTGGCGCAGGCCGAGAACGCAGCACGCGCGGACGAGAGCCAGGAAGAGAGCACAGTGAATAAGCCACGCAAGTCGCGGTCCACATCCGCTACCGCAGAGCCCGAGGTGCCCGACGTTCCCGTCTCCACCGAGCCCATTCCGGTTTCCGAGGACGTGCTTCAGGCCGTGTCCGAAGGCCGCTACTACCAGCCGCATGCGGTCCTGGGCGCCCACCCGGATGACTCCGGAACCGTAACCATTCGAACGCTGCGTCCGCTGGCGCGCGAAGTCGTGGTCGTGACTCCCGAAAACCGGGTACCGCTGCAGCACGAGTACAACGGCATCTGGGTAGGAACCCTTCCGGCTTCGACCCCGGGCACCGTTCCGGATTACCGGGTGGAAGTGACGTACGACGGCGGCGAGCCCCAGCTGTTCGACGATCCGTACCGGTTCCTCCCGACCTTGGGCGACATTGACCTGCACCTGATTGGTGAAGGCCGGCACGAAAACCTGTGGACGGTCCTCGGCGCGAACCTGCACCACTACGATTCCGTGCTGGGCGACATCTCCGGCGTCAGCTTCGCAGTCTGGGCCCCCAACGCCCGCGCGGTACGGGTCAAGGGCGATTTCAACGGCTGGGATGGCACCATCAACGCGATGCGTTCCCTCGGCAGCTCCGGCGTCTGGGAAATCTTCCTGCCCGGTGTGGAACCGGGTGCCCGCTACAAATATGAAATCCTCTGCAGCGACGGCGTCTGGAGGGAAAAGGCCGACCCCATGGCCAAGGGCACCGAGGTGCCGCCGCTGACCGGTTCCCGCGTGGTCGAGTCCACCTATGAGTTCGGCGATGCCGAATGGATGGAGACCCGGGCCACCCGGGATCCGCACAATTCGCCGATGAGCGTGTACGAGGTGCACCTGGGTTCCTGGCGCCTGGGACTGAACTACCGGGAAATGGCCGACCAGCTGGCCGAATACGTCCAGTGGCAGGGCTTCACCCACGTGGAACTGATGCCCGTAGCCGAGCACCCCTTCGGCGGGTCATGGGGTTACCAGGTGACTTCCTACTTTGCCCCCACCGCTCGGTTCGGGCATCCGGATGAATTCCGCTACCTCGTGGACCGGTTGCACCAGGCCGGCATCGGCGTCATTCTGGACTGGGTTCCGGCCCACTTCCCCAAGGACCCCTGGGCGCTGGCGAAGTTCGACGGCCAGACGCTCTACGAGCACGGCGACCCGTTCCGCGGCGAGCAGTTGGACTGGGGAACCCTTGTCTTCGACTTCGGCCGCCGGGAAGTACGCAACTTCCTTGTCGCGAATGCGATCTACTGGCTCGAAGAGTTCCATGTGGACGGACTCCGGGTGGATGCCGTGGCATCCATGCTTTACCTGGACTACTCACGGCCGGAAGGCCAGTGGACCCCCAACATCCACGGCGGCCGGGAGAACCTGGAAGCGATCTCCTTCCTCCAGGAAGTCAACGCGACCGCGTATAAGCGGGTGCCCGGCATTGTGATGATCGCCGAGGAATCCACTGCCTTCCCGGGCGTCACCCGTCCCACCAGCACCGGCGGGCTGGGCTTCGGGCTCAAATGGAACATGGGCTGGATGCACGACACCCTCCAGTACATGTCCGAGGACCCGATCAACCGGGTCTACCACCATGCCCAGCTGACCTTCTCCCTGGTCTACGCGTACACGGAGAACTTCCTGCTGCCCATCAGCCATGACGAAGTTGTGCATGGCAAGGGTTCCCTGCTGCGCAAGATGCCCGGTGACCGGTGGCAGCAGCTGGCCAATCTGCGCGCCTACCTGGCGTTCCAGTGGGCGCACCCCGGCAAGCAGCTGATCTTCATGGGCACTGAATTCGGGCAGGAAGCGGAATGGTCTGAGCAGTACGGGCTGGACTGGTACCTGACCGACACCCCGCAGCATAAGGGTGTCCAGCTGATGGTCCGGCAGCTTAACGAGATCTACCGCAGCACGCCTGCACTGTCCGCCCGGGATAACGAGCCCGCAGGCTTCCAGTGGATCAATGAGAACGACGGCGCCCGCAATGTCCTTTCGTTCATCCGCTGGGACCACCAGGGAAATCCGGTGGTCTGCGTAGCCAACTTCGCCGGCGCCCCGCACCAGGACTTCCGGCTGGGAATGCCGTGGGCCGGCGAGTGGGTGGAAGCACTGAATACCGACGCCGCTGAGTTCGGCGGTTCCGGGGTAGGGAACATGGGCGTTGTGCACGCCGTTGAAGGTGCCTGCAACGGCCAGCCGGCCTCCGCCACGCTGACCGTTCCCCCGCTTGGCGTGCTGTACCTGGTTCCCAAGCCGTAA